The following coding sequences lie in one Gouania willdenowi chromosome 5, fGouWil2.1, whole genome shotgun sequence genomic window:
- the id1 gene encoding DNA-binding protein inhibitor ID-1: MKVVGSTCALKTKVGGDDVVRCLSDQSLTITKVKIPLLDEQMSVFLQDMNSCYSKLKELVPTLPTNKKASKVEILQHVIDYIWDLQVELDEPEKSRQLSGASVTRTPLTTLNAELASIAVENGCSDDRIMCR; this comes from the exons ATGAAGGTTGTCGGATCTACCTGCGCCCTCAAGACCAAAGTTGGCGGCGACGACGTGGTGCGTTGCCTCTCCGACCAGAGTTTGACCATCACCAAGGTGAAGATCCCGCTGCTGGACGAGCAGATGAGCGTCTTCCTCCAGGACATGAACAGCTGCTACAGCAAGCTAAAGGAGCTGGTGCCCACGCTGCCCACCAACAAGAAGGCGAGCAAGGTGGAGATCCTGCAGCACGTCATCGACTACATCTGGGACCTGCAGGTGGAGCTGGACGAGCCGGAGAAGAGCCGGCAACTCTCCGGCGCAAGCGTCACACGCACGCCGCTCACCACGCTGAACGCGGAGCTGGCCAGCATCGCAGTGGAG AACGGATGCTCAGACGACCGGATTATGTGCCGTTAA